One Megalops cyprinoides isolate fMegCyp1 chromosome 23, fMegCyp1.pri, whole genome shotgun sequence genomic region harbors:
- the dennd11 gene encoding DENN domain-containing protein 11 translates to MVEQSDRAPLLDWEEVPPADTTAVVPSLDTENAPEQSPENRRALGSTAPGTGWSTSPSAVAVAAAVSGEAGAVHAGPGWDAQNPAKGDHTFPGWDGVSTKDRRAEEWEEKDQIVAVFVVTFDTRSGNMVEWCLPQDVNLDGVEFKSMASGSHRITSDFIYFRKGCYFGLACFANMPVESELERGARMKSVGILSPSYTLLYRYMHFLENQVRHQLQCPGQYSPLEAFYEDKKALLPPAGNGLITACPTSAWGTALNRCMHPEMKITHPAGCMSQFIRFFGEQIMVLWKFALLRRRILIFSPPPIGVVCYRVYCCCCLANVSLPGVGASVPEFRPFFYINVADITALETELSYVACTTEKIFEEKKELYDVYVDNQNVKTHRESLQPLLRLNSADREKYRKLSEQRQMLLYSQEVDGDCNSSEEDLFILFFMEQNNRIFQTLSEVAGSADPTLTADHVRAMGLDPQGDRGFLVDLLELYGIDAMLVIDNPCCP, encoded by the exons ATGGTAGAGCAGTCGGACCGTGCTCCGCTGCTCGATTGGGAAGAGGTTCCTCCGGCAGACACGACTGCTGTCGTACCGTCGCTGGACACCGAGAATGCCCCGGAACAGAGCCCCGAAAATCGCCGTGCTTTGGGCAGCACCGCGCCCGGCACAGGGTGGAGCACCAGCCCAAGTGCTGTGGCGGTAGCAGCTGCTGTTAGCGGGGAAGCTGGTGCGGTCCACGCTGGGCCGGGATGGGATGCCCAAAATCCCGCGAAGGGGGACCACACTTTTCCCGGATGGGATGGAGTGTCAACAAAAGACCGAAGGGCGGAAGAATGGGAGGAAAAGGACCAAATCGTCGCCGTTTTCGTGGTGACATTTGATACAAGATCAG GTAACATGGTGGAATGGTGTCTGCCTCAGGACGTGAACTTGGACGGTGTGGAGTTCAAATCCATGGCCAGCGGCTCCCACAGAATCACAAGTGACTTCAT ATATTTCCGGAAAGGCTGCTACTTTGGCCTGGCGTGCTTCGCCAACATGCCAGTGGAGAGCGAGCTGGAGAGGGGGGCGCGTATGAAGTCGGTGGGAATCCTGTCCCCTTCCTACACCCTGCTGTATCGGTACATGCACTTCCTGGAGAACCAGGTCAG GCACCAGCTGCAGTGTCCGGGCCAGTACTCTCCACTCGAGGCTTTCTACGAGGACAAGAAAGCCCTGCTGCCCCCCGCGGGGAACGGCCTGATCACCGCCTGCCCAACAAGTGCCTGGGGGACTGCGCTCAACCGCTGCATGCACCCTGAGATGAAG ATAACCCACCCAGCTGGCTGCATGTCCCAGTTCATCCGCTTCTTCGGGGAGCAGATCATGGTGCTGTGGAAGTTTGCTCTGCTCAGGAGACgcatcctcatcttctccccGCCCCCCATTGGAGTGGTCTGCTACAGGG tgtactgctgctgttgcctggCCAATGTGTCTCTCCCCGGAGTGGGCGCGTCAGTGCCTGAGTTCCGCCCTTTTTTCTACATCAACGTGGCTGACATCACCGCCTTGGAGACGGAGTTGTCCTACGTAGCCT GCACCACCGAGAAGATCTTTGAGGAGAAGAAAGAGCTGTACGACGTCTATGTGGACAACCAGAACGTGAAGACGCACCGAGAGAGCCTGCAGCCGCTGCTTCGCCTCAACAGCGCCGACCGAGAGAAGTACAGGAAGCTGAGCGAGCAGAG GCAGATGCTGCTGTACTCTCAGGAGGTGGATGGAGACTGTAACTCCAGCGAGGAGGACCTGTTTATCTT GTTCTTCATGGAGCAGAACAACCGGATCTTTCAGACGCTGTCGGAGGTGGCGGGAAGTGCGGACCCTACCCTGACGGCGGACCACGTGCGGGCCATGGGGCTGGACCCGCAGGGAGACCGTGGCTTCCTGGTGGACCTGCTGGAGCTCTATGGCATCGATGCCATGCTAGTTATCGACAACCCCTGCTGCCCATAA
- the wee2 gene encoding wee1-like protein kinase 2 translates to MRSSDSAVQHLDFSSSGEDSSDSSLDDWRGRSIRSPDSVCRTPTIQRHRARSAVAPPSFPSTPLPYAAWKKLRLCDSPNTPKSLLSKSALPGSVSRPCHSQRALRFTRESESLHHSPVPSVNVNPFTPNTFRRASENLKRKGRRSDDEDDEDHLRDKEDLAVTDEDDEAFLPSKRLAVQNSMISRYESEFLELARIGAGEFGAVYKCVKRLDGCLYAIKRSRRPLAGSANEQLALREVYAHAVLGHHPHVVRYYSAWAEDDHMIIQNEYCDGGSLHDAIVEKEVQGALFREPELKDLLLQVSMGLKYIHSSGLVHLDIKPSNIFICRQPALNAGGEGESEEEEEGNPSTGVVYKIGDLGHVTSTSSPQVEEGDSRFLANEVLHEDYTHLPKADIFALGLTVLLAAGAPPLPQNGDEWHRLRQGQLPILPQELSPAFHNLIQLLLDPQPSVRPSASALCRHPILRREGAQKMAAQLRKELNVEKFRTAMLERELREARLAALSPQPIPGLVQQFTAGGSLPRSSRRLVGRKAARSMSFGCPGH, encoded by the exons ATGCGCTCGAGCGACAGCGCGGTGCAGCATCTGGACTTCTCCAGCAGCGGGGAGGACAGCAGCGACAGCAGCCTGGACGACTGGCGCGGAAGGAGCATTAGGAGTCCCGATTCCGTCTGCCGGACCCCCACAATACAGCGTCATCGTGCCCGGAGCGCAGTcgctcccccctccttcccgTCCACACCTTTACCTTACGCAGCGTGGAAGAAGCTCAGACTCTGCGATTCTCCCAACACGCCCAAG AGCCTGCTGTCCAAGTCAGCCTTGCCTGGCTCTGTCAGCAGGCCTTGCCATAGTCAGAGGGCTCTGCGCTTCACCAGGGAGAGTGAGTCCTTGCATCACAGCCCTGTGCCCTCGGTCAACGTGAACCCCTTCACCCCCAACACGTTCCGCAGGGCCAGCGAGAACCTGAAGAGGAAGGGCCGGAGGAGTGACGATGAGGACGATGAAGACCATCTCCG AGATAAAGAGGACCTGGCTGTGACTGATGAGGACGATGAAGCTTTTCTTCCATCTAAG AGGCTGGCAGTGCAGAACTCCATGATCTCGCGGTACGAGAGCGAGTTTCTGGAGCTGGCCCGCATCGGGGCCGGGGAGTTCGGCGCCGTCTACAAGTGTGTGAAGAGGCTGGACGGCTGTCTGTACGCCATAAAGCGCTCCCGCCGCCCACTGGCTGGCTCCGCCAACGA GCAGCTGGCACTGAGGGAGGTGTACGCTCACGCTGTGCTGGGGCACCACCCCCACGTGGTGCGTTACTACTCTGCATGGGCCGAGGATGATCACATGATCATCCAGAATGAGTACTGTGATG gtgGGAGTCTTCATGATGCGATAGTGGAGAAGGAGGTACAGGGGGCGCTATTCCGGGAGCCAGAGCTGAaggacctgctgctgcaggtctcCATGGGTCTCAAGTACATCCACAGCTCTGGGCTTGTTCACCTGGACATCAAACCCA GTAACATCTTCATCTGTCGACAACCTGCTCTGAATgctgggggtgagggggagagtgaggaagaagaggaaggaaaccCCTCCACAGGAGTGGTTTATAAAATTG GTGACCTTGGTCATGTGACATCAACCAGCAGCCCACAGGTGGAGGAAGGGGACAGTCGCTTCCTGGCCAACGAGGTTCTGCATGAG GACTACACTCATTTGCCTAAGGCAGATATCTTTGCTCTGGGCCTTACGGTGCTGCTAGCTGCGGGCgcgcccccactcccacagaATGGGGACGAGTGGCACAGACTTCGACAGGGCCAGCTACCGATCCTACCTCAGGAGCTCTCCCCTGCCTTCCACAACCTCATCCAG ctgctgctggacccACAGCCTTCCGTGCGGCCTTCCGCATCTGCGCTCTGCAGACATCCCATCCTGCGCAGGGAAGGGGCCCAAAAAATGGCTGCACAGCTACGCAAGGAGCTGAATGTGGAGAAGTTCAGAACTGCCATGCtggagag GGAGCTCCGGGAGGCCCGTCTGGCAGCCCTGTCTCCGCAGCCCATCCCCGGGCTGGTGCAGCAGTTTACAGCAGGTGGTTCGCTTCCCAGAAGCAGCCGCAGACTGGTCGGGCGAAAGGCTGCCAGGTCCATGAGTTTCGGCTGCCCCGGGCACTGA
- the bida gene encoding BH3 interacting domain death agonist isoform X1, translating into MDNGDEGLDPITPLVFLSFLQHQSGRNEELTSELDALARQLKLTTDINCNGVDGDAEEDGELQTDGHLCYNPRDHVRDLQPAWPADEDVLRNVAAGLIEIADQLENRMVAQAAENLINKLQGSPLQHWQTHLSAEVDRMLKAGLDPWLEQLPHERVVLVLTMTLVKRACEHMPRLLQGLFSSALQCMATLTAR; encoded by the exons ATGGACAATGGAGACGAGGGGTTGGACCCCATCACTCCCCTGGTCTTCCTGTCCTTCCTCCAGCACCAGAGCGGCAGAAACGAGGAGCTGACGAGCGAGCTGGACGCCTTGGCGCGGCAGCTGAAACTGACCACGGACATCAACTGCAACGGTGTGGACGGTGATGCCGAGGAGGACGGAGAGCTGCAGACGGACGGACACCTCTGCTACAACCCCCGGGACCACGTCAGGGACCTGCAGCCCGCTTGGCCAG CAGATGAGGACGTCCTAAGAAACGTGGCAGCAGGACTCATTGAGATTGCTGACCAGCTGGAGAACAGGATGGTTGCCCAAGCTGCTGAGAACCTGATCAATAAGCTGCAGGGCTCCCCTTtgcag CACTGGCAGACACACCTGTCGGCGGAGGTGGACCGGATGCTGAAGGCGGGCCTGGATCCCTGGCTGGAGCAGCTGCCGCACGAGCGCGTGGTGCTGGTCCTCACCATGACGCTGGTGAAGAGGGCGTGCGAGCACATGCCGCGCCTGCTGCAGGGCCTCTTCAGCTCCGCGCTGCAGTGCATGGCCACCCTTACAGCCAGGTGA
- the bida gene encoding BH3 interacting domain death agonist isoform X2, protein MDNGDEGLDPITPLVFLSFLQHQSGRNEELTSELDALARQLKLTTDINCNGVDGDAEEDGELQTDGHLCYNPRDHVRDLQPAWPDEDVLRNVAAGLIEIADQLENRMVAQAAENLINKLQGSPLQHWQTHLSAEVDRMLKAGLDPWLEQLPHERVVLVLTMTLVKRACEHMPRLLQGLFSSALQCMATLTAR, encoded by the exons ATGGACAATGGAGACGAGGGGTTGGACCCCATCACTCCCCTGGTCTTCCTGTCCTTCCTCCAGCACCAGAGCGGCAGAAACGAGGAGCTGACGAGCGAGCTGGACGCCTTGGCGCGGCAGCTGAAACTGACCACGGACATCAACTGCAACGGTGTGGACGGTGATGCCGAGGAGGACGGAGAGCTGCAGACGGACGGACACCTCTGCTACAACCCCCGGGACCACGTCAGGGACCTGCAGCCCGCTTGGCCAG ATGAGGACGTCCTAAGAAACGTGGCAGCAGGACTCATTGAGATTGCTGACCAGCTGGAGAACAGGATGGTTGCCCAAGCTGCTGAGAACCTGATCAATAAGCTGCAGGGCTCCCCTTtgcag CACTGGCAGACACACCTGTCGGCGGAGGTGGACCGGATGCTGAAGGCGGGCCTGGATCCCTGGCTGGAGCAGCTGCCGCACGAGCGCGTGGTGCTGGTCCTCACCATGACGCTGGTGAAGAGGGCGTGCGAGCACATGCCGCGCCTGCTGCAGGGCCTCTTCAGCTCCGCGCTGCAGTGCATGGCCACCCTTACAGCCAGGTGA